From a single Candidatus Hydrogenedentota bacterium genomic region:
- a CDS encoding GDSL-type esterase/lipase family protein has translation MRPTMLMIRIAVAMALAPCWAVAQENVRLALPKTVYAAPGIECNLYFDNVVLVLDPGDYTFDVNCSKGVQLAECWRYAPGADDAGDYPLTLVVRNGENETVAEGATTVRVAPAGAGSGGEVSMLLIGDSLTHASVYSQHLLDLCASDGNPRLTLVGSHGIDEPLGANRHEGYGGWTAKRFATQWTGVARTGPYAERGSPFLYETPEGSRVLDFKRYCDDVNGGKLPDFVSIFLGCNDTFGADEGNIENVIDDMLVHMDALVAMIHGASPAIRIGLIQPVPPTTSQDAFGADYGTGQTRWQYRRNQHRAVERMAEHYAQAPNVTFIPAYVNLDCVHNFPAASQPVNARNDETVIRQNNGVHPAETGYRQIGDSIYGWMKNQVMDHAKPEETSP, from the coding sequence ATGAGGCCTACGATGCTGATGATCCGAATTGCCGTGGCAATGGCGCTTGCGCCGTGCTGGGCCGTGGCCCAGGAGAACGTGCGCCTGGCGCTGCCGAAGACCGTTTACGCCGCCCCGGGAATCGAGTGTAACCTCTATTTTGACAACGTTGTCCTTGTGCTTGACCCCGGCGACTACACGTTCGACGTGAACTGCTCCAAAGGCGTGCAGCTGGCGGAATGCTGGCGCTACGCGCCTGGTGCGGATGATGCGGGCGATTATCCGCTTACGCTGGTAGTGCGCAACGGAGAAAACGAAACCGTTGCCGAGGGCGCTACAACTGTTCGTGTGGCGCCTGCAGGGGCGGGCTCTGGCGGCGAGGTGTCGATGCTGCTGATAGGCGACAGCCTTACCCACGCCTCGGTTTATTCGCAGCACCTGCTGGACCTCTGCGCCAGCGACGGCAATCCCAGACTAACCCTGGTTGGCTCGCACGGAATAGACGAGCCCCTTGGTGCAAATCGCCACGAAGGTTATGGGGGCTGGACGGCCAAGCGGTTCGCAACACAATGGACCGGCGTTGCCCGTACCGGTCCGTATGCCGAACGCGGCAGCCCATTTCTGTACGAGACCCCGGAAGGTAGCCGGGTCCTCGATTTCAAGCGGTACTGCGACGATGTCAACGGGGGAAAGCTGCCGGATTTCGTAAGCATATTCCTGGGCTGCAACGATACCTTCGGCGCGGATGAGGGGAACATCGAGAACGTGATTGACGACATGTTGGTGCACATGGACGCGCTTGTTGCGATGATCCACGGCGCGTCCCCGGCCATCCGCATCGGCTTGATACAGCCGGTGCCGCCGACAACGTCGCAAGACGCCTTTGGCGCCGACTACGGGACTGGCCAGACGCGGTGGCAATACCGGCGAAATCAACACCGAGCTGTCGAACGCATGGCTGAGCATTACGCCCAGGCGCCCAATGTGACCTTTATCCCCGCTTACGTCAATCTGGATTGTGTGCACAATTTCCCGGCCGCGAGCCAGCCGGTCAACGCGCGCAACGACGAAACCGTTATTCGCCAGAACAACGGCGTACATCCCGCTGAGACCGGGTACCGCCAAATCGGGGACAGCATATACGGCTGGATGAAGAATCAGGTTATGGATCACGCCAAGCCCGAGGAGACGTCTCCATGA
- a CDS encoding sialidase family protein, protein MSRVSVIALAVAVLGAPCVAEAAGTASPDVPRVSYDVQLDTITSGFDKETCWVHPRAGAIPGEPPIVVLTMQKLLLSGSDVFYALNEMRTEDLGKTWAGPTEHETLGRRNVEDGIVAVVCDFTPKWHAKTGRLLGTGHSALYRDNKLIEVRKRFTAYSVYDPDQRSWAPWKSMVMPDVPKFFNAGAGCTQRVDLPNGDILLPIYFKAEGETQNAAAVARCSFDGETLSYVEHGDELTIAVQRGFVEPSLAFCNGRYFLTLRNDEAGYVTSGSDGLHFGEPVMWRFDDGEELGNYNTQQHWVVHNDALFLVYTRRGLNNDHVFRHRAPLVMAQVDPARMCVLRDTERILVPERGARLGNFGVVEVSAEETWVTVAEWMQPVGCEKYGSDNSVYAARIRWKD, encoded by the coding sequence ATGAGTCGCGTTTCTGTCATTGCCCTGGCCGTTGCGGTTTTGGGGGCGCCTTGCGTTGCCGAAGCCGCCGGTACGGCATCCCCGGACGTGCCTCGCGTATCGTACGATGTGCAACTCGACACCATAACATCCGGGTTCGACAAGGAGACCTGCTGGGTGCATCCCCGCGCTGGCGCGATTCCGGGGGAGCCGCCCATCGTTGTGCTCACGATGCAGAAACTGCTCTTGAGCGGTTCCGACGTGTTCTACGCCCTCAACGAGATGCGGACGGAAGACTTGGGTAAGACATGGGCCGGGCCCACCGAACACGAGACCCTTGGCCGCCGGAATGTCGAGGATGGTATTGTCGCCGTTGTATGCGATTTTACGCCGAAATGGCACGCCAAGACCGGCAGACTCCTGGGCACGGGCCATTCCGCTCTGTATCGAGACAACAAGCTCATCGAGGTGCGCAAACGCTTCACGGCGTACTCAGTCTATGACCCGGACCAACGCTCGTGGGCTCCCTGGAAAAGCATGGTGATGCCGGATGTTCCGAAGTTCTTTAATGCCGGGGCTGGTTGCACCCAGCGCGTCGATTTGCCCAACGGCGACATCCTGCTTCCCATTTACTTCAAAGCCGAGGGCGAAACCCAGAACGCCGCGGCCGTCGCGCGCTGTTCCTTTGACGGCGAAACGCTGTCCTACGTCGAACACGGCGACGAATTGACCATCGCGGTGCAGCGGGGTTTTGTCGAGCCGTCCCTCGCGTTCTGCAACGGCCGCTATTTCCTCACGCTCCGCAACGACGAGGCCGGTTATGTCACGAGCGGCAGCGACGGACTCCATTTTGGCGAACCGGTAATGTGGCGGTTTGACGACGGGGAAGAGCTGGGGAACTACAACACCCAGCAGCATTGGGTTGTTCACAACGACGCATTGTTTCTGGTGTACACCCGGCGGGGACTCAACAACGATCATGTGTTCCGCCATCGCGCGCCCCTGGTGATGGCACAAGTCGATCCCGCGCGGATGTGCGTCTTGCGTGATACCGAGCGCATCCTTGTGCCCGAACGCGGCGCCCGCCTGGGCAACTTCGGGGTCGTCGAGGTCAGCGCGGAAGAAACGTGGGTTACCGTGGCCGAATGGATGCAACCTGTGGGATGCGAGAAGTATGGCTCTGACAACAGCGTCTATGCTGCTCGCATCCGCTGGAAAGACTGA
- a CDS encoding shikimate dehydrogenase, translating into MRIDAQTRLCAVIGNPVEHSLSPAIHNAAFQAAGLNYVYTAFRVEDVAACLAGMRALHGFRGMSVTIPHKMAVMAHLDEIEPMAQRVGSVNTITNDGGRLIGATTDGPGTLRAFEEAGVSLDGKRVLFIGSGGAVRAVAFAVAELTRAESITVIGRTPARVAAIVDDVAAKTAIPVKAANLATGLADAVANSHVLIQGTPIGMHPNPGETPVPKDLLRPHHVCFDMVYRPNKTRFIQEAEAIGCSVVLGIEMLLNQAVLQFERWAGRPAPLPAMRTAALQALGEE; encoded by the coding sequence ATGCGGATTGATGCCCAAACGCGTCTTTGCGCGGTCATTGGAAACCCCGTCGAACATTCCCTGTCGCCCGCGATACACAACGCGGCGTTCCAGGCGGCCGGGCTCAATTACGTCTATACCGCGTTCCGGGTCGAAGACGTGGCCGCCTGCCTGGCCGGCATGCGCGCATTGCACGGGTTCCGCGGCATGAGCGTAACCATCCCGCACAAGATGGCCGTCATGGCCCACCTTGACGAGATCGAGCCCATGGCCCAGCGCGTTGGCAGTGTCAACACCATCACCAACGACGGCGGACGCCTCATCGGCGCCACCACGGACGGCCCCGGCACCTTGCGCGCGTTCGAGGAAGCCGGCGTCTCGCTGGACGGCAAACGCGTCCTCTTCATCGGGTCGGGCGGAGCGGTGCGCGCCGTGGCCTTTGCCGTCGCCGAACTCACCCGCGCCGAATCCATTACCGTCATTGGACGCACCCCGGCAAGGGTCGCCGCCATCGTCGACGATGTCGCCGCCAAGACCGCCATACCCGTCAAGGCCGCCAATCTGGCTACCGGGCTCGCGGACGCCGTGGCCAACAGCCACGTCCTCATCCAAGGCACCCCGATTGGCATGCACCCCAACCCCGGCGAAACGCCCGTGCCCAAGGACTTGCTTAGACCTCACCACGTGTGCTTCGACATGGTCTACCGTCCCAACAAGACCCGGTTTATCCAGGAGGCCGAAGCCATCGGATGCTCCGTCGTCCTCGGCATCGAGATGCTCCTCAACCAGGCCGTGCTGCAATTCGAGCGATGGGCCGGGCGCCCCGCCCCTCTCCCTGCCATGCGCACCGCGGCCCTCCAAGCCCTCGGCGAAGAGTGA
- a CDS encoding histidine triad nucleotide-binding protein encodes MAEETIFGKILTGEIPSKEVYSDREFYAFRDVNPGAPTHVLIVPRKPIAKVTDLTEADAALVGRMILAANKIAKQEGLTEKGFRYVINCGEWGGQTVFHLHMHILGGRAMAWPPG; translated from the coding sequence ATGGCCGAAGAAACCATTTTCGGAAAGATCCTGACGGGCGAAATCCCTTCAAAGGAAGTCTATTCCGACCGGGAGTTCTACGCGTTTCGCGATGTCAATCCCGGTGCGCCGACCCACGTGCTCATCGTGCCCCGCAAGCCTATCGCGAAAGTGACTGATCTCACGGAGGCGGACGCCGCCCTCGTCGGCAGAATGATCCTCGCCGCAAACAAGATCGCAAAACAGGAAGGGCTCACCGAGAAAGGCTTCCGCTACGTCATCAACTGCGGCGAATGGGGCGGGCAGACGGTCTTTCACCTGCACATGCACATCCTCGGCGGCCGCGCCATGGCATGGCCGCCCGGATGA
- a CDS encoding alpha-galactosidase — protein MRAGCIFAIMSAITAGGVMAEPFTLENGDLKLTLEVSASQTPRIAMAERLGDNAAVLFRDTSDVPLTAWIPEGLADTSAVCTEWQRAAHDAYVRAEASRQLAKGLEVTWRAELAPHGTLLRLQALLTNKSSMETAVEWFPVWNGVWQLDSYDGPVRYWDALSFVHHDRQLEEGETLTLASHIHSSDDDGDGKNPYWRTQGSQGDAWFGLEWCGGWQAVLKRADGALAFNTFLPPPETQLVLRPGETIAGPVLHVVFARGTSEAERRADWIRQRLALAGRVYGGPAPSYPFTWNHWYSARFDIDGPFLQRQISAMPPYGFDYFIVDAGWYEACGKWEPDPAKFKPGEFRDAMQRLDALGVKPGIWTCPQFVHPDYVDEAPLKLDEPGFYRKFINGRLVDMAGSDFGTYLVAHAAKLRDDYHASWWKYDQDFFTGDLSKGRMRNVIAFEDALRAVRKDQPALYIENCQSGGRMINEFTVLLTQGQWIRDGGSTGLGHARSNLKEALGALEFMPPWTVIRWTNRPYDNDASDDAFTRMYCRSAMAGVWGVVADLPRIPEGQRAVIIEEAARYRRLNEVKRDNLYDVYPAIDGADAAGVMYWTADARRAAVLLLRWDANGAFTKRLEMPFVAEAPYRLEFVDANRTDTRPGGELKQNGLEIAFDQAQLSAVVFVERAE, from the coding sequence ATGCGAGCTGGCTGCATCTTTGCGATCATGAGTGCAATCACGGCGGGGGGCGTCATGGCGGAGCCATTCACCCTTGAGAACGGCGATCTCAAGCTGACACTGGAAGTCAGCGCGTCTCAAACGCCGCGAATCGCCATGGCCGAGCGTCTCGGCGATAACGCGGCAGTGCTGTTTCGCGACACCAGCGACGTGCCTTTGACCGCGTGGATTCCCGAGGGCCTCGCGGACACCTCGGCCGTATGCACGGAATGGCAACGCGCCGCGCACGATGCGTATGTGCGGGCCGAGGCCTCGCGGCAGCTCGCAAAGGGCCTCGAGGTCACGTGGCGCGCCGAATTAGCCCCGCACGGCACCTTGCTCCGCCTGCAAGCCCTCCTCACAAACAAGAGCAGCATGGAAACCGCGGTCGAATGGTTTCCGGTATGGAACGGCGTGTGGCAGTTGGATTCGTACGACGGTCCGGTCCGGTACTGGGACGCCCTGTCGTTTGTCCATCATGATCGTCAACTGGAAGAAGGTGAGACTCTTACCCTCGCGAGTCATATCCACAGTTCCGATGACGACGGTGACGGCAAGAACCCTTACTGGCGCACGCAGGGCTCGCAAGGCGACGCATGGTTCGGCCTGGAATGGTGCGGCGGGTGGCAGGCAGTTCTGAAACGCGCGGACGGCGCCTTGGCCTTTAACACCTTCCTGCCCCCGCCGGAAACACAGCTGGTCCTGAGGCCGGGCGAGACCATTGCCGGCCCCGTGCTTCACGTCGTGTTTGCCCGGGGAACGAGCGAGGCGGAACGGCGGGCGGACTGGATACGGCAGCGTCTCGCGCTGGCCGGGCGCGTCTACGGCGGCCCTGCTCCGTCCTATCCGTTCACATGGAACCATTGGTACTCGGCGCGTTTCGACATCGACGGGCCGTTCTTGCAGCGCCAGATCTCCGCTATGCCGCCCTATGGCTTCGACTATTTCATCGTGGACGCCGGCTGGTACGAAGCCTGTGGAAAGTGGGAGCCGGACCCGGCGAAGTTCAAGCCCGGCGAATTCCGCGACGCCATGCAGCGGCTCGATGCCCTTGGCGTCAAACCCGGAATCTGGACCTGTCCCCAGTTCGTGCACCCCGATTACGTGGACGAGGCGCCCCTCAAGCTCGACGAGCCGGGGTTCTACCGGAAATTCATCAACGGCCGCCTCGTCGATATGGCGGGCTCGGATTTCGGCACGTATCTGGTTGCACACGCCGCCAAACTGCGCGACGATTATCACGCGAGCTGGTGGAAATACGACCAGGACTTCTTCACCGGCGACCTGAGCAAGGGCCGGATGCGCAATGTCATCGCGTTTGAGGACGCGCTGCGGGCGGTCCGCAAAGACCAGCCCGCTCTCTACATCGAGAACTGCCAGAGTGGCGGCCGCATGATCAACGAGTTTACCGTGCTGCTCACCCAGGGCCAGTGGATCCGCGACGGCGGAAGTACCGGCCTGGGCCATGCCCGCAGCAATCTCAAAGAAGCCCTGGGGGCCCTTGAATTCATGCCGCCGTGGACCGTCATCCGCTGGACCAACCGCCCCTACGACAATGACGCCAGCGATGACGCGTTCACCAGAATGTATTGCCGCAGCGCCATGGCTGGGGTCTGGGGCGTCGTGGCCGACCTGCCCAGGATCCCCGAGGGGCAACGCGCGGTAATCATCGAAGAGGCTGCACGCTACCGGCGTTTGAACGAAGTAAAACGCGACAACCTCTATGACGTATACCCGGCCATTGACGGTGCCGATGCGGCGGGGGTGATGTACTGGACGGCCGATGCACGCCGCGCCGCGGTATTACTGCTGCGCTGGGACGCCAACGGAGCGTTCACGAAGAGACTGGAGATGCCGTTTGTCGCGGAGGCCCCGTACCGGCTCGAATTTGTGGACGCCAACCGGACGGATACGCGCCCCGGCGGCGAGCTTAAACAGAACGGCCTGGAAATCGCCTTCGACCAGGCCCAACTTTCGGCTGTTGTCTTCGTCGAGCGCGCGGAATAG
- a CDS encoding heparinase II/III family protein produces the protein MHLTAIVFFVVAGAANPQIRLEGLSVAASSATGGKYACEMAVDGLPETRWASSDMAPMPQWFELRFAMPVEIDTLLLDIPVDSLYAAWKEIEISFAEGDPVKRVLGEEDQNAVIRFEARTTRSVRVTVHSVYEARHYVGLFEIQAALDPNQVLEGLGNKSCPKPKAEIKARGRAEHPCVNLTPAGVAEARQRCEELEWAKAKRDAIVNAADEWLREDDAYWLQFLPKPGAAYAYGFTGDPSTNDRFGGSWSGARCSWGHPGQVRNSDGRWFPNEEYPDPGTGYKAKDGRMHYFVGIFNAWVTEQWTLNALPALSEAYLLTGDEKYAERGTLFLDALASIYAESTSGSWDYPSNPPSGRLARPWYQVARTLVKYVDQFDFMYNSPAMDKPSLREGMTRRENIINYMLLDGAYYCYEHSYDGALHNGHADYVRGALAVGCLLDIPTYIKNAVGSTFSIYTMLENNIDRDGRYYETALGYAIHARSLYLTFADPLYNLRNEEYPDGLNLYDYPKMQSALFLPELMVMMAGRMPNFGDAAPEYTYKPIPKRPMSSTDYSYLERLYARSTDPEKRLAYGKTLLYLADGDVARARNEQSDSWLLWHAAPVPAGDPELPPEAADRVTGSWVAGMKGMVMLRSDGQAVFMRFGPSLNHGDPDDLSLLYYANGYELSYDIGYGLGSTHAHVGWASSTVSHCLVTVDETNQFEQPGSGGSLLLFADLPGVKLAEATSELSYAASNVTEYRRAVALMARGGYLVDVFRVAGGKSHDYGFGSIGTNLEPFGVDTLEAREGSLAEGYDWGRNIGMDGDIIGYPDKPYWNPPPGNGYGFFFDVRRATPAAHWGGTWTIDGATPTTMRMHVLGDSAEAIFASAPGLYPHMPLSSYVIARRQAEDGAPLESTFLTVYEPYLQNGLVYDFDFLELGARRVRETAETKLITGLGAVVLMGTQPGDLMEFELELGPGVPPDLVAHCMQSPSYGAVVFEWDGQQAGEQVSLAAGSVQGPVAFPLGKVDTAPGKHTLTFRTAEGTAFCGGLCGISFGELPDGPTAPAPRLRSVTRLAEKTLEITRADGIVDIVAVGDARCDSSYGPVVFNGDFLHLEGDGRKITLAETVGCSHLEVGGASLHDGPGVFEATVAAVDPENRTVTLDTEAPEGLERLVAVFSNPAYSRTTAYHVRKAEGKSLLLRASTLALGTGRVSAIPDGKTVFSEITHEYTRTVRKGHSTRFFDGKRIVGANGGETRVVATVPGTPLRLDVEDSTVLDVGESFDYLDIGPGDTVRIAYPRVFANETR, from the coding sequence ATGCATTTGACGGCAATTGTCTTCTTTGTGGTTGCGGGCGCGGCAAACCCGCAGATTCGTCTCGAAGGGCTCAGTGTCGCGGCTTCATCGGCAACCGGCGGGAAGTACGCGTGCGAAATGGCGGTCGACGGCCTCCCTGAAACACGATGGGCAAGCAGCGACATGGCCCCCATGCCCCAATGGTTCGAGCTGCGTTTCGCGATGCCCGTTGAGATAGATACGTTGCTCCTGGACATCCCCGTGGACAGTCTGTATGCGGCTTGGAAGGAAATCGAAATATCCTTTGCGGAAGGCGACCCCGTGAAGCGAGTGCTGGGCGAGGAGGACCAGAACGCCGTCATCCGTTTCGAAGCCCGCACCACGCGAAGCGTGCGCGTAACCGTGCATTCCGTCTACGAAGCGCGTCATTACGTGGGGCTTTTCGAGATCCAGGCCGCCCTGGACCCCAACCAAGTGCTCGAGGGGTTGGGCAACAAATCGTGTCCGAAACCGAAGGCGGAAATCAAGGCGCGCGGACGTGCCGAACATCCTTGCGTGAACCTCACTCCTGCCGGCGTCGCGGAAGCGCGCCAGCGGTGCGAGGAGCTCGAGTGGGCAAAGGCGAAACGCGACGCAATCGTCAATGCGGCAGACGAGTGGCTGCGCGAGGACGATGCATACTGGCTGCAATTCCTTCCGAAGCCGGGCGCTGCTTATGCCTACGGGTTTACGGGCGACCCGTCGACAAACGACCGGTTCGGCGGTTCGTGGTCCGGCGCGCGGTGCAGTTGGGGCCATCCCGGCCAGGTCAGGAACAGCGACGGCCGCTGGTTTCCCAATGAAGAATACCCCGATCCTGGCACGGGCTACAAGGCCAAGGATGGCCGCATGCATTACTTCGTGGGCATATTCAACGCCTGGGTGACCGAACAATGGACGCTCAACGCTCTGCCCGCGCTGTCCGAAGCGTATCTTCTGACCGGCGATGAGAAATATGCCGAGCGCGGCACGCTTTTCCTGGACGCTCTGGCGTCCATCTACGCCGAGTCCACCTCAGGGTCGTGGGATTACCCGAGCAACCCGCCCAGCGGCCGCCTCGCACGGCCATGGTACCAGGTTGCGCGAACGCTCGTGAAATACGTCGACCAGTTCGATTTCATGTACAACAGCCCTGCCATGGACAAGCCGTCCCTCCGCGAAGGCATGACACGCCGTGAGAACATCATTAACTACATGCTCCTGGACGGCGCCTACTACTGCTATGAGCACAGCTACGACGGGGCCTTGCACAACGGGCACGCGGACTATGTACGGGGCGCGTTGGCGGTTGGCTGTCTCCTCGACATTCCCACGTACATCAAGAACGCGGTGGGCAGCACGTTTTCGATTTATACCATGCTCGAAAACAATATCGATCGCGACGGACGCTATTACGAGACGGCCCTTGGCTATGCCATCCACGCCCGAAGCCTGTACCTGACCTTCGCCGACCCGCTTTACAACCTGCGAAACGAGGAGTATCCAGACGGCCTCAACCTTTATGACTACCCGAAGATGCAGTCGGCCTTGTTTCTTCCCGAATTGATGGTCATGATGGCGGGCCGCATGCCGAATTTCGGCGACGCTGCACCCGAATACACGTACAAGCCCATACCCAAGCGCCCCATGTCTTCCACCGATTACAGTTATCTTGAGCGGCTGTATGCGCGAAGCACCGACCCCGAGAAGCGCCTGGCATACGGCAAAACGCTGCTCTATCTGGCCGACGGCGACGTCGCTCGCGCTCGCAACGAACAATCCGATTCGTGGTTGCTCTGGCATGCCGCCCCGGTTCCCGCGGGCGACCCTGAACTCCCGCCCGAGGCCGCCGACCGCGTGACGGGTTCGTGGGTGGCCGGCATGAAAGGCATGGTCATGCTGCGTTCGGACGGCCAGGCGGTCTTCATGCGTTTCGGACCCAGCCTGAACCACGGCGATCCCGACGACCTCAGCCTTCTGTATTACGCCAACGGCTACGAACTCAGCTACGACATCGGCTATGGTCTTGGCAGCACCCACGCGCACGTCGGCTGGGCCTCGAGCACCGTCAGCCATTGCCTCGTGACCGTCGACGAAACCAACCAGTTCGAGCAGCCCGGTTCGGGCGGCAGCCTCCTCTTGTTTGCCGATTTGCCAGGGGTGAAGCTTGCCGAGGCCACGAGCGAACTTAGCTACGCAGCCTCCAATGTGACCGAATACCGCCGCGCCGTGGCGCTCATGGCCCGAGGCGGCTATCTGGTCGACGTTTTCCGGGTCGCGGGCGGGAAGAGCCACGATTACGGCTTCGGGAGCATCGGCACGAACCTCGAACCCTTTGGCGTCGACACGCTCGAGGCTCGGGAAGGCAGCCTCGCAGAGGGATACGACTGGGGCCGGAATATCGGCATGGACGGCGACATCATCGGCTATCCCGACAAACCGTATTGGAATCCGCCGCCCGGGAACGGCTACGGTTTTTTCTTTGATGTACGAAGGGCCACACCCGCGGCGCACTGGGGCGGCACGTGGACGATTGACGGGGCCACACCAACGACGATGCGCATGCATGTGCTCGGCGACTCGGCGGAGGCCATTTTCGCATCCGCGCCGGGCCTCTACCCGCACATGCCCCTCTCGAGCTACGTCATTGCCCGGCGCCAGGCGGAGGACGGGGCGCCGCTTGAAAGCACGTTCCTCACGGTCTATGAGCCCTATCTCCAGAATGGGCTCGTCTACGATTTCGATTTCCTGGAGCTGGGTGCCCGGCGGGTTCGCGAAACCGCCGAGACGAAACTCATAACAGGCTTAGGCGCCGTCGTGCTCATGGGTACGCAGCCAGGCGACCTCATGGAGTTTGAACTCGAGCTGGGACCGGGCGTCCCCCCAGACCTGGTCGCGCATTGCATGCAGTCGCCGAGCTATGGAGCCGTGGTCTTCGAATGGGACGGCCAACAGGCTGGCGAACAGGTCTCCCTGGCGGCCGGGAGCGTCCAGGGTCCCGTGGCGTTTCCCCTGGGCAAAGTCGATACGGCGCCGGGAAAACACACGCTTACTTTCCGCACCGCAGAGGGAACAGCCTTCTGCGGCGGCCTGTGCGGCATAAGTTTTGGTGAACTCCCTGACGGCCCGACGGCCCCGGCCCCGAGACTTCGCTCCGTCACGCGTCTCGCGGAAAAGACCCTCGAGATTACCCGCGCGGACGGCATTGTCGATATTGTGGCGGTCGGCGATGCCCGCTGCGATTCCTCTTACGGCCCTGTCGTCTTCAACGGCGATTTCCTGCATCTAGAGGGCGACGGACGGAAGATCACGCTGGCGGAAACCGTGGGGTGTTCGCATCTGGAGGTTGGCGGCGCAAGCCTTCACGATGGTCCTGGCGTGTTCGAGGCAACGGTGGCAGCCGTGGACCCGGAAAACCGGACGGTGACCCTCGATACCGAGGCGCCAGAGGGGCTTGAACGCCTCGTGGCAGTGTTTTCGAATCCCGCCTATTCGCGGACCACCGCCTACCATGTCAGAAAGGCCGAAGGCAAGAGCCTACTGCTGCGCGCAAGTACACTCGCGCTTGGTACGGGGCGCGTGAGCGCGATCCCCGACGGAAAGACAGTCTTCAGCGAGATCACCCATGAGTACACCAGAACGGTTCGAAAAGGACACTCGACGCGCTTTTTCGATGGTAAGCGCATCGTCGGGGCTAACGGCGGCGAGACGCGCGTGGTGGCTACCGTGCCCGGAACACCGCTCCGGCTCGACGTCGAGGACAGCACTGTCCTCGATGTCGGCGAATCCTTTGATTATCTCGATATAGGGCCCGGCGACACGGTGCGTATTGCGTACCCCCGTGTATTCGCCAACGAAACCCGGTGA